AGATTGATAACTGGAATGAGTAAAGAAAGACAAGATATTGCTAATATACTTTTAGTAGTGCCTTTTTGTTTTTTATAAAATAGGGGGAAAAATGAGAATAAAGGAAACAACTTTTAATGCTGAGCCAAATCTTATAATCTATGTTACTGAAGAAGAAAGTAATAATAATGAGATTATCAGTAGGATTGATGAATATAAGAAAAAGTATAAATGTATTTCTATATTTATATCTGGGAAAGCAGATATAAAAGGTATTCTGAAGAAAATGATTATAGAAAAATCAGAAATCAGAAGTCATTATTGATTACGTTTACTTTTTCAATTAACTATTATATAATATCGGTGATATAGCCCATATTTAAAATGTGAAGATGAGGTATTTGAAATGAACGTGGTTGGTTATGTACGTTTATCCCGCGATGAAGATAAGGAAAACTACTCTTCTATAGTAGCACAGAAAGAAATTATTACAGAATATGCGAAAAAATTTAACTGGGAAATATGTAGAATGTATGTCGATGATAATTATAGCGGATATACATTTGATAGACCGGCTTTTTCAAGGATGAAAGAAGATATTGAGAATGGTAAAGTTGACATTATTATTGCAAAAGATATTTCGAGAATAGGAAGGCATAATGCGAAAACATTACTATTTATTGAATATGTACAAACAAATGGAAAGAGATTGATTTTGCCTGAAGAAGGTAGTGGTTATGACACAGAAGCAGATGATGATGATATACTTGGAATAAAAACATGGTATAATGAAAGATATGTAAAAGATATTTCTAAAAAAATTAAAGCAAATATGCACATAAAGCAAAGAAAAGGTGAACTCGTAATGGGAAATTTATACGGATATATAAAAGACCCGAATAACAAATCTAAACTATATATAGATGAGAATATTAGACACATTATTCAGTTAATATTTAAACTTTATATAGATGGCTTGGGGTATAAAAAGATTAGCGATATCCTAAATGAAAAAGGTTACCCAACACCATCAGCATATATTAAACAAAAACACGCTGAAAGTGGGCGAGTATTCAAAAATTTGGTTAGCGATTTGTGGCAGACTCATAATATTCAAAGAATAGTTCAAAATGATTTATATATTGGCACCTTATGGACACATAAAAAGCAAAATAAAAAAATTGGCGGGAAACAAGAAAAAGTAAAGAAAGAAGAACAGTATTGTTTTGAAAACCACCATGAAGCAATTATAAGCAAAGAGGATTTTGAATTAGCACAACAGATAAACAATAAGAGAAGAAGCCTCAGTGATTACAGCGGAAAGAGCTTTTCAAGTGTAAAAGCTACATATAAGGGAAATGCAAAATATGATTATATATTTTCATCCTTTGTTTTTTGTGGCGATTGTGGTTTTGCTGCAACTGGAAAGAATTTAGGAAGAAAACCTAAAATCATAAGGGGTTATGAATGTACACAATATGCGAAATATGGTCTTCAAAGGTGTGTTAGTCATAATGTATGGGAGGACAAACTCTTATTTTTCTTTAAAGAGTTTTTGAAAGAGATAAAAAATCAATATGAAGAGTATTTAAAAACCTTCAATTTTGAACAAAGTAGAAAGAATGTAACAGAGTCATTAAATAGACTTCAAAAGGAACTCAAGGTCACAAACGAAGAACTGAAGATACTTCTAAATCAGAAAATCAAAGATATAATCAAAGAGACGAATGCTGAATATCGTGAAATTATAGAAGATAGTTACTCTCAGCTAGAGAATGATAAAAAAGCTAGGATAAATGAATTAACAATAAAAATTGAAGAACTCAAAAGAGTCGGAAATAAGGATATCGAAAAGAAGATACAAACAGCTATTGATAAATTTGATAGCATCATTGAATCAGAACGACCTGATAGAAAGGTTCTTGAGATGATTTTGGACAGAATATTGATTTACCATGATAAAACTATAGAGTTTAAATTGCTTGTTGACATTTCAGAATTAACCTATGAAAACGCATCGGTGATATAGCACACTCACCTGATAGTGCGACTGTTGCATCCTGTTTGACTTTCCTGCAAAACAGCAAAAGTGATGAGTCGATATCTGCCATGCCCGGTAGATCCCTAGCCAGCACAGCGTCTTCAAGTGCATGTGCCAGATCATTGTTGTCTATAGTTATGTAGTGATGGCATGTGCCGTATTCATCCGACATGCGTTTAACCCAATAGGCATCAGAATCGGGTTGGAAAGCATTGGCTTTAAAATACAGATCGTTTCCTTCATAATCTATTGAGTATGTGTGAAGCTTGCTTTTCCCTGAGGCTGCAAATGATTTTGCAGCGATGGCTGCAATGGCACTTGAATCCAGCCCTCCAGACAGGAATACACAAACGGGTACGTCTGCAACAAGCTGACGGGTAATAGAATCAATGACAAGTTCTCTTACTGTATCTATTGTATACTCCAGATTGTCTTTATGCTCATCACTTGAAAGAGACCAGTACTTTTGAATAAATGTTCCGCTATTGTTATGCAAAATACAGTGGGCAGGCTTTAATTCTTGTATATCTTTAAATACACCGCTGCCTGGGGTTCTGGCAGGTCCTAAAGAGAAAATTTCCAGTAAGCCATCCCTTGCGATTTTGGGCTCAATTAGCTTACTTTCAAGAAGCACTTTTATTTCCGAACCGAATATCAAAGCGTTTCCAACCTGGGCATAAAACAAGGGTTTAACTCCAAACCTGTCCCTTGCCAGAAAAATACTTTGGGATGCTTCGTCCCATACCCCGAATGCATAAATTCCGTTTAAGTGCTCGACGCACTGAGGCCCCCACTCAATATATGAAACAAGCAGAACCTCGGTATCTGAATTACTGATAAACTTGTGACCTAGCGAAGCAAGCTCTTCTCTCAAATCAGATGTGTTATAAAGTTCACCGTTATATGTAATTACATATTCCCGTCCGCTGTAGTTTTTGACCATGGGCTGACATCCTCCGGCCGGGTCAACTACTACGAGCCTTGTGTGACCAATAAGGGCATGATTGGAAATCCATTTTCCACTATCATCCGGACCTCTTTTTAATAACTTGGATGTCATCTGATCCAAAGTATCTTCAAATTGACTTATATCTTCCTTGAGATTTATCCATCCAGCAATTCCACACATTTTGAACCACTCCCTGCAAGATTTTTTAATAATAAGTACTGACAACTTATCATCAATCATTGTAATATATGATTTTTGACTATATATGTTGCGAAAAAGAATTTACATTAGCAAATGTAGTTATTGTTTCTGATCTCGAGTGATTTAAACAATGAGTGATTTAAAAAATGGAATTTTGGGTAAAAATATATATCTATACTAAGAGTGTTCGATTATAATATAAAGTAATTGGCAATTTCTTATTTAACATTAAATAAATGCTAAAGTAATTCAGGAGGGAAATTAAATGATTAGTGAAAAAATGCAGCAAAAGCTTAATGAGCAAATACAAAAGGAATTTTTCTCTGCGTACCTCTATCTTTCAATGGAAGCGTACTTTGCTTCAAGAAACCTAAACGGGTTTTCCAATTTCTTCCGCGTACAGGCTCAGGAGGAAAGGGATCATGCTATGATGTTCTTTACCTATGTAAACCATGTAGGAGGGAAGGTAAGGCTGGGTATGATTGAGGAACCGAAATCGGATTTCCAATCAATTGAAGAGGTTATGAGAATGGCCTTAGAGCATGAACAGTATGTGACAAGTTCTATTTATAGTATAGTTGATCTGGCTATTGAAGAGAGAGATCATAAAACAAACGCATTTTTACAGTGGTTTGTAACTGAACAGGCGGAAGAAGAGGCTTCTGCTGAAGGTAATCTTGAAAAGATAAAGTTAATCGGATCGGACGGCAGGGGCATATTGATGATGGACGCCGAATTAGCCCAAAGGGTATATACTCCTCCTCAAACATCCCAGGCATAAAAAACAGGCAGCTGCTTTATTATACAAAAGCAGCTGCTTATTTTTTATGTATTAAACTTTATATCGTAGAACGCACATTTTTCTGTCACCTATGTTCTGCCAATACTCGATAAAGTCACCATTTTGTTTAAAATCTTCGATGTTATACTTATTTGCCCTGATATATGCCAAAACTTCCTCTGAAAACAATATATCATAAGCGGCTGGTTCAATTGCAGGAAGAATTCTAAGAGGTATTTCATCATAAATGGTATATTCATTGTTAAACAGATATGCTTTGATGAAGTTCTTAGTATCCTTTCCGAGAATAAATTTGCTTGCAACTATCAGGACATCATCAATTCTTAGGTCCTTTTCCTTTACAATTTCTTGAAGCTTTTTATTTTTACTGACGACCTTATAATTGTTTATGTACTCATGAAGCTTGCTGTGGCTCATTGCTTTAATGTTTGCAATTTTAATCTTGGTTATATCGGATGCTTCCCCTTTGAAACT
This genomic window from Pseudobacteroides sp. contains:
- a CDS encoding recombinase family protein; this encodes MNVVGYVRLSRDEDKENYSSIVAQKEIITEYAKKFNWEICRMYVDDNYSGYTFDRPAFSRMKEDIENGKVDIIIAKDISRIGRHNAKTLLFIEYVQTNGKRLILPEEGSGYDTEADDDDILGIKTWYNERYVKDISKKIKANMHIKQRKGELVMGNLYGYIKDPNNKSKLYIDENIRHIIQLIFKLYIDGLGYKKISDILNEKGYPTPSAYIKQKHAESGRVFKNLVSDLWQTHNIQRIVQNDLYIGTLWTHKKQNKKIGGKQEKVKKEEQYCFENHHEAIISKEDFELAQQINNKRRSLSDYSGKSFSSVKATYKGNAKYDYIFSSFVFCGDCGFAATGKNLGRKPKIIRGYECTQYAKYGLQRCVSHNVWEDKLLFFFKEFLKEIKNQYEEYLKTFNFEQSRKNVTESLNRLQKELKVTNEELKILLNQKIKDIIKETNAEYREIIEDSYSQLENDKKARINELTIKIEELKRVGNKDIEKKIQTAIDKFDSIIESERPDRKVLEMILDRILIYHDKTIEFKLLVDISELTYENASVI
- the asnB gene encoding asparagine synthase (glutamine-hydrolyzing), coding for MCGIAGWINLKEDISQFEDTLDQMTSKLLKRGPDDSGKWISNHALIGHTRLVVVDPAGGCQPMVKNYSGREYVITYNGELYNTSDLREELASLGHKFISNSDTEVLLVSYIEWGPQCVEHLNGIYAFGVWDEASQSIFLARDRFGVKPLFYAQVGNALIFGSEIKVLLESKLIEPKIARDGLLEIFSLGPARTPGSGVFKDIQELKPAHCILHNNSGTFIQKYWSLSSDEHKDNLEYTIDTVRELVIDSITRQLVADVPVCVFLSGGLDSSAIAAIAAKSFAASGKSKLHTYSIDYEGNDLYFKANAFQPDSDAYWVKRMSDEYGTCHHYITIDNNDLAHALEDAVLARDLPGMADIDSSLLLFCRKVKQDATVALSGECAISPMRFHRLILKCQQAI
- a CDS encoding ferritin, with the translated sequence MISEKMQQKLNEQIQKEFFSAYLYLSMEAYFASRNLNGFSNFFRVQAQEERDHAMMFFTYVNHVGGKVRLGMIEEPKSDFQSIEEVMRMALEHEQYVTSSIYSIVDLAIEERDHKTNAFLQWFVTEQAEEEASAEGNLEKIKLIGSDGRGILMMDAELAQRVYTPPQTSQA